The genomic segment TTCCTCTGCTTTTTTTAACCCATAATTAGCAGCTCTTTTGTTTGAAATCAGAAAATTCTTATAAGCGCTTTCTTCATCTCCACATTTATACTTTTTTAATAATAAGAATAAAATATACTTACACTCTCTGTCTTTTAATATTTTTAATGATTCATGACTTTTTATGCCTTTAACGTAACAAATAGCTTCTATTATCTTCTCATAATTAATATTTTTTAACATTAAATCACTCCTAGATTTTCTATATATTATGTTGTCACTTAAATTATTGACACTTATACACAAAAACTATACAC from the Clostridium sp. CM027 genome contains:
- a CDS encoding ribose-5-phosphate isomerase; amino-acid sequence: MLKNINYEKIIEAICYVKGIKSHESLKILKDRECKYILFLLLKKYKCGDEESAYKNFLISNKRAANYGLKKAEERFFINKEFRERYFEIENILDRDN